AGCGGCTATGCCTCGCGCACCCCGCCGGAGCTGGCGCGGGAGTGCCAGGCGCCGCTCCGCCCCGGGGGCGTGGACGCGGACACAGCGTATGTGGTGGCGCCCGAGGCGCTCGCATCCTTCCTTCAGCAGGGCGCGCGCTGTGGCGTGATAGAGGGGTTATCGGTGTGCGTGGCCGGGCACCGGACGGACGCCTTCGCCCGGGCGCTGGAACGCCAGCCGCTGCGGTAGCGGGCGGGCAGCCGGTCGGTCCTCCTTCCGGGCGGACATGCCCGGCGAGGTCAGGAGATGGACACCCTCCTGGGGAAAGGCAGCATCGGAGACGTATGGGAAGCGAGGACGTCGTCACAGCGCTGCGCCGGGTACCGCTGTTCTCCCGGCTCACCGACGAGCAGCTCGGGTGGATTGCCGACCATGGCCGGCAGCTCCACTTCACGGCGGGCATGCGCATCGCCGCGCAGGGAGACCCGGCGGACGGCCTGTCCGTCATCCTGGAAGGCAGCACCGAGTGGACGCGCCGCGTGGGCGCGCAGGAGGTCCCCACCGCGATGCTGAAGGCGGGCGACCTCTTCGGCGAGCTCATCCTCTTCCTGAACTCGCCCCACCCCACCACCGGCCGCGCGGTGACGGACGTGCGGCTGTTCCGCCTGGAGCCGGCCACCTTCTGGGAGCTGCTGCGCGTGGCGCCGGTGCTCATGCGGGGGCTGATGGAGCTGGCCTCGCAGCGCTCGCAGCCCCACGAGACGAGCTCCCGGCAGCAGGCGGAGCTGCTGTCCGCCGGGCAGCTGGCGGCGGGCGTGGCGGGAGAGCTGGACAACCCCTCCTCGTCCGCCCGCCGGAGCGCGGCGCGGCTGCGCGAGACGCTGCACACGCTGTCGGCGCGGGCCATGGCGCTCGGCGAGCAGAACCTGTCCTCGGCGCAGCGCGGAGCCCTGCTCGCCCTGCCCCGCGAGGCCGCCGAGCGCGGCAGGACGTCCCCGCTGCTGGAGCCCGTGGCGAGGGCGGTGCGCGAGGAGTCGCTGGGAAGCTGGCTGGAGTCGCACGGGGTGGCGGAGGCGTGGGAGGCGGCGCCCGTGCTGGTGGCCTCGGGGCTGGACGTGGCGTGGCTGGAGTCGGTGTCCACGCGGGTGGGCGAGGCGCTGCTGGGCGACGTGCTCGCGTGGCTGGTGGCGGCGGTGACGGGCGACGTGCTGCTGGCCGAGGTGGAGCGCGGCACGGCGCGAGTCTCCACCCTGGTGGAGGCGATGAAGGCCTACAGCTTCCTGGACCCGATGCCGGCCCAGGAGGCGGACCTGCACGACGGCCTGGAGCGCGCGCTGGCGGTGCTGGACCACCGGCTGTCGGGCGGCACCATCACCGTGGAGCGCCAGTACGAGCGGAGCCTGCCGCGGCTGAAGGTGGAGGACGGCGCGCTGGAAGAGGTGTGGACGCAGCTGGTGCTCAACGCGGTGCAGGCGCTGGGTGAGGGCGGCGGGCGCGTGCGCCTGCGCACCTGGGCCGAGCCGACGCGCGTGGTGGTGGAAATCTCGGACGACGGGCCGGGCATTCCGAAGGACCTCATGCCGCGCGTCTTCGAGCCCTTCTTCAGCACGAAGCCCGAGGCCGCGGGCCTGGGGCTGGACGTCAGCCGCCGCATCATCGAGCGGCACGGCGGAGACCTGCGCGTGCTCTCCGAGCCCGGTGGCACGCGCGTCCAGGTGCGCCTTCCCGTGTAGTGGGGAAGTCGGGACAGGTGCCCGGATGTCCGGCGCCGCACGGGCGCGGCATCCACCGGGTGACGGAAGCGGCGTGTCGAGGGGCCGAGAGCGTCGCCCGCTGCACGTGTGGCCGGCGGGCGGATGGGCAGCGGCGGCCCGGAGGCGTGGACTGCCGGTCCCCCCGTGTCACGCCGACCCGCGTGTACACTGAAGCCCTCGCGGCGTCCGCTTCATCGCGGACAGGAGGCTCGCATGTCCGGTGAGATTCAGGGCGCCTGGTTCAAGGCCATTCTCGGCTCGATGACCGCGGCCTCCTCGCGATTCCCCGAGCACCAGGTCCGCATCAACAGCATGCGAGATGACACCTGGTACGCGTGGGAGGACTACGTCCGCATGGCGGGCGAGCTCCAGGCGGCGCTGGGAGACCGGGCGGTGGAGGCGATTGCCCAGCGCTCGGCGATGCGCATGCTGCCGCTGGCGCGCTCGGTGGGCTTCGACTCGGTGGAGAAGGTGTTC
Above is a genomic segment from Pyxidicoccus trucidator containing:
- a CDS encoding ATP-binding protein; protein product: MGSEDVVTALRRVPLFSRLTDEQLGWIADHGRQLHFTAGMRIAAQGDPADGLSVILEGSTEWTRRVGAQEVPTAMLKAGDLFGELILFLNSPHPTTGRAVTDVRLFRLEPATFWELLRVAPVLMRGLMELASQRSQPHETSSRQQAELLSAGQLAAGVAGELDNPSSSARRSAARLRETLHTLSARAMALGEQNLSSAQRGALLALPREAAERGRTSPLLEPVARAVREESLGSWLESHGVAEAWEAAPVLVASGLDVAWLESVSTRVGEALLGDVLAWLVAAVTGDVLLAEVERGTARVSTLVEAMKAYSFLDPMPAQEADLHDGLERALAVLDHRLSGGTITVERQYERSLPRLKVEDGALEEVWTQLVLNAVQALGEGGGRVRLRTWAEPTRVVVEISDDGPGIPKDLMPRVFEPFFSTKPEAAGLGLDVSRRIIERHGGDLRVLSEPGGTRVQVRLPV